From Marinobacter alexandrii, one genomic window encodes:
- a CDS encoding M48 family metalloprotease: MKVFDQNSTELIAELRKQKRDEILSHNQPENSSHTATYRHTTNYLINLVEKEYLINDKEINDLIYSINKRLNQCNPSIKPIKKILIKKDGFLNAASYGEGTMTLNIGLLASLEYEEELAFIMAHEIAHYHLNHLRTRIDKHTRKESSSPVMKRINKIPEGKMTLEDLQYVQSWFKSLFKNSIQHELEADSLAMIMIKNCGLNSNSGLKTLNYLRSVYYPSNPLERKLFDEFIFDELPFKRRWLDTKRVQQNNNLLTHLLNVDSISTHPDIR; this comes from the coding sequence ATGAAAGTATTCGACCAAAATTCTACTGAATTAATAGCAGAATTACGTAAACAAAAAAGAGACGAAATTCTCAGCCACAATCAACCTGAAAATTCTAGTCATACGGCCACATATCGTCATACAACTAACTATTTAATCAACCTAGTAGAAAAAGAATACTTGATTAATGATAAAGAAATTAATGATCTAATCTATTCTATAAATAAAAGACTCAACCAATGTAATCCATCAATTAAGCCAATAAAAAAAATACTCATTAAAAAGGATGGATTTCTAAATGCAGCGTCATACGGCGAAGGCACAATGACACTTAACATTGGTCTTCTAGCTTCACTAGAATATGAAGAAGAATTAGCTTTTATAATGGCTCATGAAATTGCACACTATCATCTCAATCATCTCAGGACTAGGATTGATAAACATACCAGGAAGGAATCTTCAAGCCCCGTAATGAAAAGAATTAACAAAATCCCAGAAGGTAAGATGACATTAGAAGACCTTCAATATGTACAAAGTTGGTTTAAGAGTCTGTTCAAAAATAGCATACAACATGAGCTAGAAGCTGATTCACTAGCAATGATTATGATTAAAAATTGTGGACTTAATAGCAATTCAGGGCTCAAAACCTTAAACTATCTCCGATCTGTTTATTATCCATCGAATCCCTTGGAACGAAAACTATTTGATGAGTTTATTTTTGATGAACTTCCATTTAAAAGACGTTGGCTAGATACAAAAAGGGTACAGCAAAATAATAACCTTCTTACTCATCTATTAAACGTTGATTCGATTTCTACTCATCCTGACATAAGGTGA
- a CDS encoding endonuclease/exonuclease/phosphatase family protein has protein sequence MKIVLLILSIIFIISSIAPLSKREEWWIRGFDFPFVQFTVLGAICIIGWLFVYQFEGVGEGFIVGLLSAFFIYRITVIVPYTSLYRKALPKSEKDTTRLKILSANVLMSNDNYEGFLKVVKDVDADLLLLVEVDQKWHASIRTALDELYPNSVAHPLNNTYGMILYAKCPLKESSIEFLVEEDVPSIHTKIELSSGELIQFYGLHPRPPAPGENDESTQRDAELVVIGRKVKESEIPVIVTGDMNDVAWSHTTRLFMRLSGLLDPRVGRGFFNTFHAQKYLLRWPLDHVFLSHHFRVAGMKRLNNFNSDHFPIFIEVTLNPSTHAIVSKEYADKEDKEEASDKLDKVDI, from the coding sequence GTGAAAATTGTCCTACTGATACTCAGCATAATTTTTATCATTTCTTCTATAGCTCCACTCTCAAAGCGTGAAGAATGGTGGATCAGAGGATTTGATTTTCCTTTTGTGCAATTCACTGTTCTTGGGGCTATATGTATTATTGGTTGGTTATTCGTTTATCAATTTGAGGGGGTAGGAGAGGGCTTTATTGTTGGATTATTGTCTGCTTTCTTCATTTATAGGATAACAGTTATAGTTCCTTACACAAGCCTATATAGAAAAGCGCTTCCAAAAAGCGAGAAAGATACAACGCGGTTAAAAATCCTGAGTGCTAATGTCTTAATGAGTAATGATAATTATGAAGGGTTTCTAAAAGTAGTAAAGGATGTAGATGCTGACTTATTGCTGCTTGTTGAGGTAGATCAAAAATGGCATGCTAGTATTCGAACAGCTCTTGATGAACTATATCCAAACAGTGTAGCGCATCCATTGAATAATACGTACGGCATGATCTTATATGCCAAATGTCCTTTGAAGGAATCAAGTATTGAATTTCTTGTAGAGGAAGACGTTCCTTCCATTCATACGAAGATTGAGTTAAGCTCTGGAGAACTAATACAGTTTTATGGATTACACCCAAGACCACCGGCTCCTGGTGAAAATGATGAGTCTACGCAGCGAGATGCCGAACTTGTTGTGATTGGGAGAAAAGTGAAGGAGAGTGAAATACCAGTAATTGTAACTGGCGATATGAATGATGTAGCATGGTCTCATACTACACGTCTCTTTATGAGACTCAGTGGACTGTTAGACCCTAGAGTGGGGAGAGGGTTCTTCAATACCTTTCATGCACAAAAATATTTGCTTAGATGGCCGCTTGATCATGTGTTTTTAAGTCATCATTTTCGAGTTGCGGGAATGAAGAGGCTAAATAATTTTAACAGTGATCACTTTCCAATATTTATAGAGGTGACGTTAAATCCATCGACCCATGCAATTGTATCTAAAGAATATGCAGATAAAGAGGACAAAGAAGAAGCTTCAGACAAGTTAGATAAGGTAGATATTTAA
- a CDS encoding NAD(P)/FAD-dependent oxidoreductase — protein sequence MKKFDVCVIGGGPAGYAAAMRAIDFGKRVALIEKNKLGGAGIHQGALWSKTWWEISREAKMINLHGKALNLGNTEFSFEKVQGEVNQAVDERVELLTHHMENINLGLGDELFEFIHGTAKVTGKNTIEVSGNGKDHSLEADFIVLATGSVPRKLPHLPIDEEIVFTSDGLNNLKTFPKSIVIVGAGVIGCEFATIFSNFGHTKVHLIDKGDRILPFEDEDVVRVIEKNLEKKGVLIHRNSKLIEMKVDEGEVVYILEYNDGTKESFRVEKGLISIGRIPQYDQLLDEALGVEVDSRGIKDDLTQTSVSNIYAVGDITADISLVNVGELEGRYAIERIFGQPEQPLIYKNISTIMFLDPEVAGVGMNEIQAKQAGLEYRTVSLSYSTISRATAMRNTEGFIKVLVTNDEQMNILGMRVVGEHASSAIQAVALLISQDKSIKELAELIHPHPSIIEGIQECGRILMGKPLFKPRVLRDAIRCQVWDGKKYEDLVK from the coding sequence ATGAAGAAATTTGATGTCTGTGTTATCGGTGGAGGTCCTGCTGGTTATGCTGCAGCCATGCGTGCTATTGATTTCGGAAAACGAGTAGCACTTATTGAAAAGAATAAACTTGGAGGAGCGGGAATACATCAAGGTGCTCTCTGGAGTAAAACTTGGTGGGAGATATCAAGGGAAGCGAAGATGATCAACCTTCATGGAAAAGCGCTTAACCTTGGAAACACTGAATTTAGTTTTGAGAAAGTTCAAGGAGAAGTAAACCAAGCAGTGGATGAGCGCGTCGAATTGCTTACTCACCACATGGAAAACATCAATCTTGGTTTGGGTGATGAGTTGTTTGAATTCATTCATGGCACGGCTAAGGTTACAGGAAAGAATACCATTGAGGTTTCAGGAAATGGCAAAGATCATTCCCTTGAGGCTGATTTTATTGTCTTGGCTACTGGTAGTGTTCCTCGGAAATTACCTCATTTGCCTATTGATGAGGAAATCGTTTTCACGTCAGATGGTTTAAATAATCTCAAGACTTTTCCTAAATCTATTGTGATTGTAGGAGCCGGAGTGATTGGTTGCGAGTTTGCCACAATATTCTCCAATTTTGGCCACACAAAAGTTCACCTTATCGATAAAGGAGATCGAATCCTTCCTTTTGAAGATGAAGATGTAGTGAGAGTCATTGAGAAGAATCTGGAGAAGAAAGGCGTACTCATCCATCGAAATTCCAAGCTTATTGAAATGAAAGTGGATGAAGGAGAGGTTGTCTATATCTTGGAATACAATGATGGAACCAAGGAGAGTTTTAGAGTAGAGAAGGGACTCATATCTATAGGTAGAATTCCACAATATGATCAATTACTTGATGAGGCGCTGGGCGTGGAGGTTGATAGTCGTGGTATTAAAGATGACTTAACTCAAACTTCAGTATCGAATATTTATGCTGTGGGAGATATAACGGCGGACATTTCTTTGGTTAATGTCGGCGAATTAGAAGGAAGATATGCGATAGAACGAATCTTCGGCCAACCAGAACAACCTCTGATCTATAAAAATATTTCTACAATCATGTTTCTGGATCCTGAAGTAGCCGGCGTGGGAATGAATGAAATACAAGCGAAACAAGCAGGACTGGAATATCGAACGGTAAGCTTGAGTTATAGCACCATTTCACGAGCTACTGCGATGAGAAATACAGAAGGATTCATCAAAGTACTTGTGACAAACGATGAGCAGATGAATATTCTGGGAATGCGTGTGGTTGGAGAGCATGCATCTAGCGCTATACAGGCTGTAGCATTACTGATCTCACAAGATAAAAGTATTAAAGAGTTAGCTGAGTTGATTCATCCACATCCATCCATCATAGAAGGTATTCAGGAATGCGGTAGAATACTGATGGGGAAACCACTATTCAAACCTCGTGTGTTGAGAGATGCGATCAGGTGTCAGGTGTGGGATGGAAAAAAATATGAAGATCTAGTAAAATAA
- a CDS encoding SPFH domain-containing protein, with product MILLGIIIILFGLFMFYLRPQLSDHDQFEDGVLIRRKAPPFFLMFSKKISLFIAAAGFLIAMLPYLFFWAEPGYQYFLVYPTGKSDVVMNQGIKFRGFAKVVPWQKYIDVKVVDPGDELKDIEGLMKPIPIRFIDQVTAEVKISGRFQLPTNEEDFITLAIKYRTMDNLVQNTLIPTIREQTNNTGYMYAAQDYISGEAQSFRQTLDEQLKDGAYAVIKIEHRDTVFATVQKTKTDRSIKEIRTSYTVEKVLLDGLPKRIPHELTENNIIVSQVIVDDVVLEPIFKQRLEAQRDESAKRQIEQQKVETAKAAQSRIIAEGERDKAGERVTQEKEQVKQLIAIETKLKQERTNKELAAISLETERLKAQQKKVSADAKAYENAKLVIAGLTPQEKAEWQYKTSVGVAAELSKLAFPSTMIIGGQDSGGTPLESLIGAAMAKQLTNDNANFGN from the coding sequence ATGATCTTACTTGGTATAATTATTATTTTATTTGGGCTATTCATGTTTTATCTACGTCCTCAATTGAGCGACCATGATCAATTTGAAGATGGTGTACTTATCCGGCGCAAGGCACCTCCTTTCTTCCTGATGTTTTCTAAGAAAATTTCACTTTTTATTGCAGCAGCAGGATTTTTGATTGCTATGCTACCTTATCTATTCTTTTGGGCAGAACCAGGGTATCAATATTTCCTCGTGTACCCTACTGGTAAAAGTGATGTAGTGATGAATCAGGGAATTAAGTTCCGAGGATTCGCAAAAGTAGTGCCCTGGCAAAAGTACATTGATGTGAAAGTGGTAGATCCGGGTGATGAATTAAAGGATATTGAAGGATTGATGAAGCCAATTCCTATCCGATTCATTGATCAGGTAACTGCCGAAGTGAAAATCTCAGGAAGGTTTCAACTTCCAACAAACGAGGAAGACTTCATCACTCTTGCAATCAAGTATCGTACAATGGATAACCTGGTACAGAATACGCTGATCCCAACCATACGGGAGCAAACGAACAACACTGGATATATGTATGCTGCACAGGACTACATTTCCGGAGAAGCTCAGAGTTTCCGACAAACATTGGATGAGCAATTGAAAGATGGAGCGTATGCTGTTATCAAAATTGAACATCGCGACACGGTATTTGCAACGGTACAAAAAACAAAGACCGATCGCTCAATTAAGGAAATACGAACTAGCTACACCGTAGAAAAAGTGCTTCTGGATGGTTTACCTAAGCGAATTCCTCATGAGCTAACTGAGAACAACATTATCGTATCTCAGGTCATTGTAGATGATGTTGTATTGGAGCCTATATTCAAACAGCGTTTAGAAGCTCAAAGAGATGAATCAGCTAAACGTCAAATTGAGCAGCAAAAAGTTGAAACTGCAAAAGCAGCTCAATCCAGAATTATTGCTGAAGGAGAACGTGATAAAGCGGGAGAGCGTGTAACTCAGGAAAAAGAACAAGTAAAGCAATTGATTGCCATTGAGACCAAACTGAAGCAAGAGCGAACTAACAAGGAGCTCGCAGCTATCTCATTAGAGACAGAACGTCTGAAAGCACAGCAAAAGAAGGTTTCCGCTGATGCTAAAGCATATGAGAACGCTAAATTGGTGATTGCCGGCTTAACGCCTCAAGAGAAAGCAGAGTGGCAATACAAAACCTCTGTTGGGGTCGCAGCAGAGCTATCTAAATTGGCCTTCCCTTCTACCATGATTATCGGAGGGCAAGATAGCGGAGGCACTCCACTTGAATCCTTGATAGGAGCTGCTATGGCAAAGCAACTTACGAATGACAATGCAAATTTTGGAAACTAA
- a CDS encoding phenylalanine 4-monooxygenase, translating into MQQIYENYTKEDSEVWKILFDRQMKQYPTHACQAFLEGLKIANFETGLIPNFTETNQILQDTTGWQLAVVPGIVPDYTFFELMANKRFPATTWLRKMKELDYLEEPDMFHDVFAHVPLLTNQHFVNFLEELSKIGLEYVGNDYAIELLSRVYWFTVEFGLIQEKEGLRIYGAGILSSAGETKFSLSEEPPKHPFSIEHMLDTPYKKDKFQTEYFITESYEQLYNSIPEIKKLLKKQVDLVSA; encoded by the coding sequence ATGCAGCAGATTTACGAAAACTACACCAAAGAAGATTCTGAAGTTTGGAAGATCTTATTTGATCGTCAAATGAAGCAGTATCCTACGCATGCATGTCAGGCATTTCTCGAGGGACTTAAAATAGCGAATTTTGAGACTGGACTAATTCCCAATTTCACAGAAACTAACCAGATTTTGCAGGACACCACAGGATGGCAGCTTGCAGTTGTGCCAGGGATTGTTCCTGACTATACATTTTTTGAATTGATGGCCAATAAACGATTCCCAGCTACTACATGGTTGAGAAAGATGAAGGAACTTGATTATCTGGAAGAACCTGATATGTTTCATGATGTATTTGCTCATGTGCCGCTATTGACAAATCAGCACTTTGTCAATTTCCTGGAAGAACTCAGTAAGATTGGGTTAGAGTATGTTGGTAACGATTATGCTATTGAATTGCTCTCTAGAGTTTATTGGTTTACCGTCGAGTTCGGTTTGATTCAGGAAAAAGAAGGTTTAAGAATATATGGAGCTGGAATACTATCCTCCGCTGGAGAAACTAAGTTTTCTCTAAGTGAAGAACCTCCTAAGCATCCATTTAGCATAGAACATATGCTGGATACACCATATAAAAAAGATAAGTTTCAAACAGAATATTTCATTACGGAATCATATGAACAGTTGTATAATTCTATTCCTGAAATCAAAAAATTGCTAAAGAAACAAGTCGACTTAGTGAGTGCTTAA
- a CDS encoding T9SS type A sorting domain-containing protein, which produces MASPAHFPLGLIATVLAQSRFIVNKSRLILLIVLLSSNSIFSQVLINEVVTDPQQDWSANGFDGTIGGVTVTQGTDEWIELYITANGLDLTGWTIEVTDGGFFSGDLTSRDATSTGAFQESVYFGSGSFTNTQAGDYLVLGNPLSSESMTNDVFIVLRDNTSAIVDDLEIGDDVEGDGDGDGAHDGTASGGDASGIDDESVARIANGTDTDNDLNDFQQVRSTLGSENGLANVFVDASVANDDGLGIASEPKQFIQSGIDLALTGGTISVVQGTYAESISITKSLTLNGANQGIAASGSRGTEAIIEPGSNNVGITITSDDVTVDGFQFGTNSTTSNITTGISSDGNTGLSIQNNVINANGVGISINNASSGSILVDDNLVAMINLEDPLNAAVASIGILTQNLTGTTDADFTNNDVQTASYGFFGYNISSSTTGVISGGSYTACTKGIEINNTDGLGNFNPSTVDIQNVTMSGFTGPDADLAQPDTQAGIYAFVTGNATATDDLIISMDNIDISGIGNGNTDYAAIYMADFQAAGPFDGSDDDGIAITATLSNSNIHDNLNRGIYSRGRNAITTVSQTSITSNGSNPFSSGAGGVVFARGTLNISNCTIINPGSGTVDALLAQSSGIISASDNSFDQNGNGDLAEIQSGGTIDLSSNWLGTTTQTTIEGLVDLTGVDFTPWLADGTDTDLVTSGFQGDFSSLIVGAAGTQTGSSGRISEGITLVSASGTVTVNAGTYSENLSIGKSVTLNGANQGTAGSGTRLAESIIEPGSANVGILVGAADVTIDGFQFGADNASSNHSTAISNTGFAGLTASNNVIFANSAGIAISGITSGSLTISSNAIEMLNLEDPLNATNPSFGINAQNITGTTNADFSSNDIQTASYGFFGYNLNATPTVSIDGGIYTGCVKGIEIDNTDGVGFNPSTASISNVTMSGFVNPDADVASPDAQAGIYSFVSGSATSADDITLVISGVDISGVGNAASDYSGIYLGDFTDDDVSIDYTITDSNIHDNLNRGIFVRGEDATANVSTSTITGNGFDPRGTGGNPGFSIIARNGGTAIVDQCVITNAATQSNFTTTGLHASVGGSITVSNSSITNNGNGTIAQGITGSTMNLSANWLGSSDEITIQSFLSSSTLIDITPWLNDGTDSDGVSVGFQGDFDAITVTTFGTQTGGASDRLQEGHDLVNTDGSITILQDDYAETLTVSKNVGINPQAGTTIDDVTLNGGDFSVLSNLEINSILTLTSGILDIDLDDGDKSDDPTLTLNSVVAGSFNASNHIEGKMEVAIGAAGFYTFPAGDEGAYRPVTLTPTNATTFSVSHIAETTPVGGGTFGDVRDLHGTASAELTGNIESTLDFRYWGIDVVAGTPGNTNVAIEIDGGDNATDASTMGILRFDGTDWQELSLVGAAGTDPFVITAQTSTFSEFTIYSTDSDANPLPVELIDFSGEMENRLVRLVWSTLSESNSEYFQIERLNQEGTEFVSMGKISSQGTSNIRIDYQFTDVANQTGKLYYRLKMVDFDGSFEYSSTIIVLPDLSDISIKVYPNPATDFIQIQGIEEGYFKKAVFYDLKGKLHRSIDSMEQNLLPVSDLSEGHYLIRVELVDGSVYQGKVVKD; this is translated from the coding sequence ATGGCCTCACCAGCACATTTTCCATTGGGTTTAATAGCTACCGTCTTGGCTCAATCCAGATTTATTGTCAATAAATCCAGGTTGATTCTATTGATTGTGCTATTATCCTCCAACTCAATATTTTCACAAGTTCTTATTAACGAAGTTGTTACCGATCCTCAACAGGATTGGAGTGCAAATGGATTTGATGGAACCATAGGCGGAGTTACTGTCACTCAGGGTACTGATGAATGGATCGAATTATACATCACTGCCAATGGCCTGGATCTGACCGGATGGACCATAGAGGTCACGGATGGAGGTTTTTTTAGTGGAGACTTAACCAGTAGAGATGCAACTAGTACAGGAGCTTTTCAGGAGAGTGTGTATTTTGGATCAGGATCATTTACCAATACACAAGCTGGAGATTACCTAGTGCTAGGGAACCCTCTTTCTAGTGAGAGTATGACAAATGATGTTTTCATTGTCTTGAGAGATAACACAAGTGCAATAGTTGATGATCTGGAGATCGGAGATGATGTAGAAGGAGATGGAGACGGAGATGGAGCGCATGATGGAACTGCTTCAGGTGGAGATGCATCTGGGATAGATGATGAGTCCGTGGCTAGAATTGCCAATGGAACAGATACAGATAATGACCTGAATGATTTTCAACAGGTAAGATCAACATTAGGGTCTGAAAATGGACTTGCTAATGTCTTTGTAGACGCCTCTGTAGCAAATGATGATGGCTTGGGTATAGCTAGTGAGCCTAAACAATTCATTCAGTCAGGAATAGATCTGGCACTAACAGGAGGGACTATATCTGTTGTGCAAGGCACCTATGCTGAAAGCATCTCTATAACTAAATCTCTTACCTTAAATGGAGCTAATCAAGGTATTGCTGCCTCTGGAAGTCGTGGTACAGAAGCGATCATTGAGCCAGGATCAAATAATGTAGGAATAACTATTACATCTGATGATGTAACTGTTGATGGCTTTCAATTTGGAACAAATAGTACTACCTCTAATATCACGACAGGCATCTCAAGTGATGGAAATACTGGACTGAGTATTCAAAACAATGTTATTAACGCAAATGGTGTTGGTATTTCAATCAACAATGCATCTTCTGGAAGCATTTTAGTGGATGATAACCTCGTTGCGATGATCAACCTGGAAGATCCATTGAATGCTGCTGTGGCAAGTATTGGAATTTTGACTCAAAACCTTACTGGAACCACAGATGCTGACTTTACAAATAATGATGTTCAAACTGCCTCATATGGTTTTTTTGGCTATAACATTTCATCATCGACAACAGGAGTCATTAGTGGTGGGTCATACACAGCATGTACAAAAGGAATCGAAATCAATAATACAGATGGCTTAGGCAATTTCAATCCTAGTACAGTGGATATTCAGAATGTGACTATGTCAGGTTTCACAGGTCCGGATGCTGACTTAGCTCAACCTGATACTCAAGCTGGTATTTATGCATTCGTGACGGGTAATGCCACTGCAACCGATGACTTAATTATCTCTATGGATAATATTGACATTTCAGGAATTGGAAATGGAAACACCGACTATGCAGCCATTTATATGGCAGATTTTCAAGCCGCGGGTCCATTTGATGGAAGCGATGATGATGGAATAGCGATTACAGCAACATTATCGAATAGCAACATTCATGATAATCTTAACAGAGGTATATATTCCAGAGGAAGAAATGCAATAACAACGGTAAGTCAAACTTCGATAACAAGTAATGGATCAAATCCTTTTAGTTCAGGAGCTGGTGGAGTTGTTTTTGCAAGAGGTACTTTGAATATTTCAAATTGTACGATCATTAATCCCGGATCAGGAACGGTAGATGCTTTGCTTGCGCAATCCAGTGGAATCATTTCAGCATCGGACAATAGTTTTGATCAAAATGGAAATGGAGATTTAGCTGAGATACAATCTGGTGGAACAATAGATTTGTCTAGCAATTGGCTGGGAACTACTACGCAAACTACAATTGAAGGATTGGTTGATTTGACAGGGGTTGATTTTACTCCTTGGTTAGCAGATGGGACTGATACAGATCTGGTTACATCCGGTTTTCAAGGAGACTTTAGCAGTTTGATCGTAGGTGCAGCAGGAACACAAACTGGAAGTTCTGGTAGAATAAGTGAAGGAATCACGTTGGTGAGTGCAAGCGGGACTGTTACAGTAAATGCTGGTACCTACTCAGAGAATTTATCCATTGGTAAGTCCGTTACCCTCAATGGCGCTAATCAAGGAACGGCAGGCTCAGGTACGCGTTTAGCAGAATCCATTATTGAGCCAGGTAGTGCCAATGTAGGGATATTGGTTGGAGCTGCAGATGTTACGATAGATGGCTTCCAATTCGGTGCTGATAATGCATCCTCTAATCATTCAACGGCAATTTCCAATACTGGATTTGCTGGATTAACCGCATCTAACAATGTTATTTTTGCTAACTCTGCTGGCATAGCCATTAGCGGAATTACTTCTGGTAGTTTAACTATTTCTAGTAACGCTATTGAGATGTTAAACCTTGAAGATCCACTTAACGCTACGAATCCTAGTTTTGGGATTAATGCTCAGAATATAACAGGTACAACTAATGCTGACTTTTCCAGCAATGATATTCAAACAGCATCCTATGGTTTCTTTGGGTACAACTTGAATGCAACACCCACTGTAAGCATAGATGGTGGGATCTACACTGGGTGTGTTAAAGGAATCGAAATAGATAACACGGATGGTGTTGGGTTTAATCCTAGCACGGCCAGTATTTCCAATGTTACCATGTCAGGATTTGTAAACCCAGATGCGGATGTTGCTTCCCCGGATGCACAAGCAGGCATCTATTCATTCGTATCGGGCTCTGCTACCTCCGCTGATGATATCACGCTTGTGATAAGCGGGGTAGATATTTCAGGGGTAGGCAATGCCGCCAGCGATTATTCTGGTATCTATCTGGGTGACTTTACGGACGATGATGTCTCTATTGATTATACAATTACTGATTCAAACATTCATGACAACCTGAATAGAGGAATATTTGTGAGGGGAGAGGATGCTACGGCCAACGTGAGCACATCGACTATCACTGGGAATGGATTTGATCCAAGAGGAACAGGAGGAAATCCTGGCTTTAGTATCATAGCTAGAAATGGTGGGACAGCTATTGTTGATCAATGCGTGATTACGAATGCAGCAACTCAGTCTAACTTTACAACAACAGGATTACATGCTTCGGTGGGCGGAAGTATAACTGTATCGAATAGTTCCATTACCAATAATGGTAATGGAACTATTGCACAAGGCATAACCGGAAGTACCATGAATCTTTCGGCAAACTGGTTAGGTTCATCTGATGAGATCACAATTCAATCATTTTTATCTTCTTCTACACTGATAGATATTACACCATGGTTAAATGATGGAACAGATTCTGATGGTGTTTCAGTCGGTTTTCAAGGTGACTTTGATGCCATTACGGTGACGACATTTGGAACGCAGACTGGAGGTGCTTCTGATAGACTTCAAGAAGGACATGATCTGGTAAATACAGATGGCTCCATTACAATTCTTCAAGATGACTATGCTGAAACACTGACTGTTTCAAAAAACGTAGGTATTAATCCACAAGCTGGCACTACCATTGATGATGTTACACTTAATGGAGGTGATTTTTCAGTATTGTCAAATTTAGAGATCAATAGTATACTGACTTTAACAAGCGGTATTTTAGATATTGATCTGGATGATGGAGATAAGTCAGATGATCCAACGCTTACCTTGAATAGTGTAGTAGCAGGGTCTTTTAATGCGAGCAATCACATAGAAGGAAAAATGGAAGTTGCTATTGGAGCAGCAGGTTTTTATACTTTTCCCGCAGGAGATGAGGGCGCATATCGGCCTGTAACACTTACTCCAACCAATGCGACAACTTTTTCTGTTTCACATATTGCTGAAACTACACCTGTAGGTGGTGGAACTTTTGGAGATGTAAGAGACCTTCATGGAACAGCAAGTGCGGAACTTACTGGTAATATAGAAAGTACCTTAGATTTTCGTTATTGGGGCATTGATGTGGTTGCGGGAACTCCCGGAAATACCAATGTAGCTATTGAAATTGATGGAGGAGATAATGCGACGGATGCATCTACGATGGGGATTTTGCGTTTCGATGGTACAGATTGGCAAGAGTTGTCTCTGGTAGGTGCTGCTGGCACTGATCCATTTGTCATTACTGCTCAAACGTCGACTTTCAGTGAATTCACTATTTATTCCACGGATTCTGATGCTAACCCACTACCCGTAGAATTGATTGATTTTAGTGGCGAAATGGAAAATAGATTGGTAAGACTTGTATGGTCAACATTGTCTGAAAGCAATTCGGAATATTTTCAGATAGAACGATTGAATCAAGAAGGAACTGAGTTTGTATCCATGGGAAAAATATCGTCTCAAGGAACTAGTAATATCAGGATTGACTATCAATTTACTGATGTTGCGAATCAGACAGGTAAACTATACTATCGATTAAAGATGGTGGACTTTGACGGGTCTTTTGAGTATTCTTCGACCATCATAGTGTTACCTGATTTGTCAGATATTAGCATAAAAGTATACCCAAATCCTGCCACAGATTTCATTCAAATTCAAGGAATTGAAGAAGGATACTTTAAGAAGGCAGTTTTTTATGATTTGAAAGGAAAGCTTCATAGAAGTATCGATAGTATGGAGCAAAATTTATTGCCGGTTTCTGATTTGTCTGAAGGCCATTACTTGATTCGGGTAGAGCTGGTAGACGGAAGTGTGTATCAAGGAAAAGTTGTAAAAGATTGA